One Dermacentor andersoni chromosome 6, qqDerAnde1_hic_scaffold, whole genome shotgun sequence genomic window carries:
- the LOC126522643 gene encoding uncharacterized protein — protein sequence MARMFVPAALWLCATLIGQHNVQGAPRPVRQISPVDHGPYTATVHATPFMSSGVLGGIGSALGSVGSTLGGLHNTVMDGLHGALHGGGVLGGVPGFHAPMTAASHLLSGTFGAVGHHLGGLVGASPLGGLASPLAAPLSALSPGLSGLSMVPGSGGGGMSVLTHTIHYGSSGDVGLAAAEHQHLASTAHQHSLLASQALAAADAVENAQLQASLARRHLIHKALTHQSLASQAQMMAHDAHARLLQAQAAHTTVTSMYHNGFGQGYPVMGVPAPAMVPVAYVENPLHSIIRKHCTTVRYINGGGGVHPMPLGLSNGIGVGGAYPYGIHNAMAIGHGLGAYGMHNAYGSPLFASGAAALHSGFGMGVSTLHGGYGGLYSGGLGGLHGSLGYGAGSLYHGIHSGLGYGAAGLYHGLHSGLGYGATGLYHGLHGGLGYGAASLYHGLHGGLGYGAAGFHGLHSGLGYGAAGLYHGLHSGLGYGGAGLYHGIHGGVGYGAAGLYHGFHGGMGYGAAGLYHGLHSGMGYGAAGLYHGLHSGMGYGAAGLYHGLHGGMGYGAAGLYHGLHGGMGYGAAGLYHGLHGGMSYGAAGLYHGAHGSLGYGAGGLYHGLHGGLAHAAYGLHSGMGLAGGSLAYGAGGMFGAHHPLHSAVHSSSFSSYGGSFGYGAGPGLVRR from the exons ATGGCTCGAATGTTTGTTCCGGCGGCACTCTGGCTGTGCGCGACGCTGATCGGTCAGCACAATGTCCAGGGAGCACCGAGGCCCGTTCGTCAGATCAGTCCAG TTGACCATGGTCCGTACACGGCCACCGTGCACGCGACACCGTTCATGTCATCGGGAGTCCTGGGCGGCATCGGCTCGGCGCTGGGCAGCGTCGGGTCCACTCTCGGTGGCCTGCACAACACCGTAATGGACGGACTGCACGGGGCACTGCACGGCGGCGGCGTGTTGGGAGGCGTCCCGGGCTTCCACGCTCCGATGACCGCGGCGAGTCACTTGCTGTCGGGAACGTTCGGCGCTGTGGGACACCATCTGGGCGGCCTAGTGGGGGCAAGCCCTCTGGGAGGCCTCGCCTCACCTCTCGCGGCACCGCTCTCGGCTCTGTCTCCTGGCCTCTCTGGCCTTTCCATGGTGCCTGGCAGCGGAGGTGGCGGCATGTCCGTGCTCACTCACACAATCCACTACGGCAGTTCGGGCGACGTGGGCCTCGCCGCGGCCGAACACCAGCACCTGGCCAGCACGGCCCACCAGCACAGCCTTCTGGCCAGCCAGGCGTTGGCCGCTGCGGACGCCGTCGAGAACGCCCAACTGCAAGCCTCTCTTGCCCGGAGGCACTTGATCCACAAGGCCCTAACGCACCAGAGCCTCGCAAGCCAGGCCCAGATGATGGCCCACGATGCCCACGCGCGTCTACTTCAAGCACAGGCGGCGCACACTACTGTGACGTCCATGTACCATAATGGCTTTGGCCAAGGGTATCCCGTAATGGGAGTGCCAGCGCCCGCAATGGTGCCCGTAGCCTACGTTGAGAACCCTCTTCACAGCATCATCAGGAAACACTGCACGACGGTTCGTTACATCAACGGGGGCGGTGGCGTGCACCCAATGCCGTTGGGTCTCTCGAATGGTATCGGAGTTGGAGGAGCTTACCCCTACGGCATACACAATGCCATGGCTATTGGGCACGGACTGGGCGCCTACGGCATGCATAACGCATATGGAAGTCCACTTTTCGCCAGTGGGGCTGCGGCACTTCACAGTGGCTTCGGCATGGGCGTTTCAACGCTGCACGGTGGATACGGAGGTCTTTACAGCGGCGGTTTGGGAGGACTTCACGGAAGTCTCGGATACGGCGCAGGCAGTCTTTATCACGGTATTCACAGCGGGCTTGGATATGGCGCAGCGGGTCTATACCATGGTCTTCACAGTGGTCTGGGATACGGCGCCACTGGTCTCTACCATGGACTTCACGGTGGCCTCGGATATGGTGCCGCTAGTCTTTACCACGGCCTCCACGGTGGTCTAGGCTACGGAGCTGCTGGTTTTCATGGACTACACAGTGGTTTAGGCTACGGAGCCGCCGGTCTTTACCACGGCCTTCACAGTGGTTTGGGCTATGGTGGCGCTGGACTTTACCACGGAATTCACGGTGGCGTAGGCTACGGAGCCGCCGGTCTTTACCACGGATTCCATGGTGGTATGGGCTACGGAGCCGCTGGACTTTACCACGGACTGCACAGTGGTATGGGCTACGGAGCCGCTGGACTTTACCACGGACTGCACAGTGGTATGGGCTACGGAGCCGCTGGACTTTACCACGGACTGCACGGTGGTATGGGCTACGGAGCCGCTGGACTTTACCACGGACTGCACGGTGGTATGGGCTACGGAGCCGCTGGACTTTACCACGGACTGCACGGTGGTATGAGCTACGGAGCTGCTGGACTTTACCACGGAGCCCACGGTAGCCTCGGCTACGGCGCCGGAGGCCTTTACCATGGCTTGCATGGTGGTCTCGCGCACGCGGCTTATGGCCTGCACAGCGGAATGGGACTCGCTGGTGGCAGTCTTGCTTACGGCGCCGGAGGAATGTTCGGAGCCCACCACCCTCTTCACTCGGCCGTGCATTCGTCAAGCTTCTCAAGCTACGGTGGTAGCTTCGGTTACGGTGCCGGCCCCGGTTTGGTTCGCCGCTAA